A stretch of Henckelia pumila isolate YLH828 chromosome 4, ASM3356847v2, whole genome shotgun sequence DNA encodes these proteins:
- the LOC140866146 gene encoding indole-3-acetic acid-amido synthetase GH3.10, producing the protein MSSMGNINGWCENIIYWFDEVSERAGQVQTQTLRQILLQNFEAEYLKQWLEDANIQEMDANALESLYTRVVPLVSHADLEPYIQRIADGGKEPLLTKEPIKFLSLSSGTTEGRQKLVPFTQYSSKTTLQIFKLGAAYRSRAYPAREGGRILEFIYSSKGFTRTRAGIKVGTATAHYYASDEFKLKQQETNSFTCSPEAVISSGNYKQSTYCHLLLGIHYSDQVEFVTSTFAYSIVQAFTTFEEIWREITNDIKQGKLNPGISIQSVREAVLDIVFRPNPNLATRVQSICEELEENDWLGVIPKLWPNAKYVYSIMTGAMLPYLTKLRHYAGDLPLVGGDYGSTESWIGVNLDPLLPPEKVTFAVVPTFSYFEFIPLHRQVLGSNSAADDFIEDDPVPLSHVKIGQEYEIVLTTFTGLYRYRLGDVVEVTGFHKNTPKLNFVCRRKLILTVNIDKNTEKDLQLVVDKGSRILKKSKAELVDFTSHADVSNQPGHYVIYWEIKGDVEDRLLEECCKEMDASFVDQGYVVSRKCNSIGPLELCIVDRGTFNKIMENFIANGASLSQFKTPRCTNNPALLKILSLCTAKRFHSTAYGP; encoded by the exons ATGAGTTCCATGGGCAATATTAACGGATGGTGTGAGAACATAATCTACTGGTTCGATGAGGTATCCGAGCGCGCGGGTCAAGTACAAACCCAGACGCTGCGCCAGATTCTTTTGCAGAATTTCGAAGCTGAGTACCTAAAACAATGGCTAGAGGATGCCAATATTCAAGAAATGGATGCAAATGCATTGGAATCCCTCTACACTCGTGTGGTACCACTCGTTTCCCATGCAGATTTGGAGCCATATATCCAAAGAATTGCAGATGGAGGAAAAGAGCCACTTCTCACTAAAGAACCCATTAAATTTCTGTCATTAAG CTCTGGTACAACCGAGGGAAGACAAAAACTTGTTCCCTTCACTCAATATAGTTCCAAAACTACTCTTCAGATTTTCAAACTTGGAGCAGCTTACAGATCAAG GGCTTATCCAGCAAGGGAAGGAGGAAGAATTCTTGAATTCATATACAGCAGCAAAGGTTTCACGAGAACAAGAGCAGGGATCAAAGTAGGAACTGCCACAGCTCACTACTATGCCAGTGATGAATTCAAGCTCAAACAACAAGAAACCAACTCATTTACTTGCAGCCCAGAAGCTGTGATTTCTAGTGGAAACTATAAACAATCCACTTACTGTCACCTTCTGCTCGGTATCCATTATTCGGATCAAGTTGAATTCGTGACATCAACTTTTGCCTACAGTATTGTGCAGGCATTCACCACTTTTGAAGAAATTTGGAGAGAGATCACGAATGACATTAAACAAGGGAAATTGAACCCGGGAATTTCCATCCAAAGTGTTAGGGAAGCGGTTCTTGACATCGTTTTTCGGCCTAATCCGAATTTGGCCACTAGGGTTCAATCCATATGCGAAGAACTGGAAGAAAATGATTGGTTGGGAGTAATTCCGAAGCTTTGGCCTAATGCAAAATATGTGTACTCTATTATGACAGGTGCAATGCTACCATACTTGACGAAACTTAGGCATTATGCAGGGGATTTGCCTTTGGTAGGTGGAGATTATGGGTCCACAGAGAGTTGGATTGGGGTGAATCTGGATCCTCTTTTACCACCGGAGAAGGTTACATTCGCCGTTGTTCCCACTTTTTCTTACTTCGAATTCATACCACTTCATAGACAGGTTCTTGGTTCCAATTCGGCTGCCGACGATTTCATAGAAGATGATCCGGTTCCACTGtctcatgtcaagatcggacaGGAGTACGAGATTGTGCTGACCACATTCACAG GGTTGTACCGGTATCGATTAGGAGACGTGGTAGAAGTAACCGGTTTTCACAAGAACACCCCGAAACTAAACTTCGTTTGCAGAAGAAAGTTGATTCTAACCGTGAACATAGACAAGAACACCGAGAAGGACCTCCAACTAGTGGTTGATAAAGGTTCCCGGATATTGAAGAAGTCGAAGGCGGAGCTAGTGGACTTCACTAGCCATGCCGATGTGTCCAACCAACCAGGGCACTACGTTATATATTGGGAGATAAAGGGTGACGTCGAAGATAGGCTGCTGGAAGAGTGTTGCAAGGAAATGGATGCTTCGTTTGTTGATCAAGGCTATGTTGTTTCAAGAAAGTGCAACTCGATCGGACCTTTGGAGCTCTGCATTGTGGACAGGGGAACTTTTAACAAGATTATGGAGAATTTCATTGCTAATGGAGCAAGTTTGAGCCAGTTCAAGACTCCTAGATGCACTAACAACCCTGCTCTACTCAAAATTCTCAGTTTGTGCACTGCAAAAAGATTTCACAGCACAGCTTATGGGCCTTGA